The Actinomycetota bacterium DNA window CCGAACGAGCCAGGTGTTCGAGGACGGTCCGGGGGTCGCTGCTCCGCCCGCGCGCACGGCCAAGGAGCGGCGGAGGACCCCGGCCTATTCGCCCAGATAGATGGAACAAGCTGCGAAAGCCTCTTCCGGAGTGCCGGTCCAGCGCCCACTGGGGAAAATGCAGGGCTCGTATTTCTCGCTACTGTAGGAGAAAAAAGCCATGGACAAGGAATCCTCGCTTCTGATGGGAAATACGACCTCACTCAAGCAGCAGCAGCCTCCAGAATAACGTGATGTCCAAGCCGTTCGAGCTGGGCGACCAGGCGTCGGGTCTGGCGTTCGGGGTCACGGCGCTGGTAGTAGTCGCCGCCCAGGTCTCGGTAGACTTCGCCGGTGGTGAACATGTGCCAGTAGGCGATGAGCATAGAGTGCTTGACGGCGCCCAGGGCACGGCCGTGGCCGATACGGGGGCGCAGTCGTCGGTAGAGGGCCTGCAGGTAGCTGCCGTTGGTGGCGACGGCGGCCAGGGCGGCCTCTTGCAGAGCGATGCCGAGCCACTTGGAGCCTTTGCGGCTCTGCCCGGAGCGGCGTTTGCCGGCGGACTGGTGGTTGCCGGGGCAGCGCCCGGCCCAGGAGGCCAGGTGTCCGGGCGAAGGGAAGCGGCTCATGTCGGTGCCGACTTCAGCCAGCAGGACCTCGGCGGTGCGATTGGCCACGCCGGGGATGGTCACGGCGAGCCGCACGCCGCCCTCGAAAGGGCCGAGCTGCTCCTCGATGGCGTCGGAGAGGCGGTCGATGTGCTCATCGAGGAAGTCGAGGTGGGAGAGGATGGCCCCGATGACCAGAGCATGGTGCGGCTCGAAGCGCCCCTCGAGCGCCTCCCGCAGGGCGGGCAGCTTCTTGCGGAGGCGACCCCGGGCGAGTTCCGAGAGGACCTCAGGGTCGGTGGTGCCCCGGACCAGAGCATCGAGCATGGCCCGCCCGGAGACGCCGAGGATGTTGGTGGCCACGCAGTCAAGCTTGATGCCGGTGTCTTCCAGAGCCTTGTGCAAGCGGTTGGCCTCCCGCTGGCGCTCCTGGATCTGGGTCTTGCGGTAGCGCGTGAGGGTACGCAGCGCCCGCTGCGGCTTGGGGGGCACGAAGCTGCCCCGCAGCAGCCCGGCCTCCAAGAGCCGAGAGATCCAGGCGGCGTCGGAGACGTCGGTCTTGCGCCCGGGCACCTGCTTGACGTGCCGCGCGTTTACGAGCAGGAGCTCGGCGACGTCCTCCAGCACGTGCCAGACGGGCTGCCAGTACACCCCGGTGGCCTCCATGGCCACCTGGGTCACCCGGTGGGCTTCCAGCCAGTCGCGCAGCCCCACCAGGCCGCGCACCGTCGTCTGGAACTCCGCGAGGTGCTCTTCGCGCCCCCCGCCCGGCGTGGGCACGCGCACGCA harbors:
- a CDS encoding IS110 family transposase, translating into METIFERVAGLDVHKAQVTACVRVPTPGGGREEHLAEFQTTVRGLVGLRDWLEAHRVTQVAMEATGVYWQPVWHVLEDVAELLLVNARHVKQVPGRKTDVSDAAWISRLLEAGLLRGSFVPPKPQRALRTLTRYRKTQIQERQREANRLHKALEDTGIKLDCVATNILGVSGRAMLDALVRGTTDPEVLSELARGRLRKKLPALREALEGRFEPHHALVIGAILSHLDFLDEHIDRLSDAIEEQLGPFEGGVRLAVTIPGVANRTAEVLLAEVGTDMSRFPSPGHLASWAGRCPGNHQSAGKRRSGQSRKGSKWLGIALQEAALAAVATNGSYLQALYRRLRPRIGHGRALGAVKHSMLIAYWHMFTTGEVYRDLGGDYYQRRDPERQTRRLVAQLERLGHHVILEAAAA